Part of the Scyliorhinus torazame isolate Kashiwa2021f unplaced genomic scaffold, sScyTor2.1 scaffold_888, whole genome shotgun sequence genome is shown below.
acccttcgacagtgcggtgctacctcagtactgaacctccgacagtgcggcgctccctcagcactgaccctccgacagtgcggcgctccctcagcactgatcctccgacagtgcggcgctccctcagcactgaccctccgacagtgcggcgctccctcagcactgaccctccgacagtgcggcgctccctcagcactgacccttcgacagtgcggtgctacctcaatactgaacctccgacagggtggcgctccctcagcactgatcctccgacagtgcggcgctccctcagcactgaccctccgacagtgcggcgctccctcagcactaacccttcgacagtgcggcgctccctcagcactgaccctccgacagtgcggcactccctcagcactgaccctccgacagtgcggcgctccctcagcactaaccctctgacagtgcggcgctccctcagcactaacccttcgacagtgcggcgctccctcagcactaaccctctgacagtgcggcgctccctcagcactaacccttcgacagtgcggcgctccctcagcactgaccctccgacagtgcggcgctccctcagcactaaccctctgacagtgcggcgctccctcagcactgaccctccgacagtgcggcgctccctcagcactgaccctccgacagtgcggggctccctcagcactgaccctccgacagtgcggtgctccctcagcactaaccctctgacagtgcggcgctccctcagcactaacccttcgacagtgcggcgctccctcagcactgactctccgacagtgcggtgctccctcagcactgaccctccgacagtgtggcgctccctcagcactaacccttcgacagtgaggcgctcccgcagcactgaccctccgacagtgcggcactccctcagcactgaccctcccacagtgcggcgctccctcagcactgaccctccgacagtgcggcgctccctcagcactgaccctccgacagtgcggtgctccctcagcactgaccctccgacagtgcggtgctccctcagcactgaccctccgacagtgtggcgctccctcagcactgaccctcccacagtgcggcctccctcagtatcgtagaatttacagtgcagaaggaggccattcggcccatcgagtctgctccggtccttggtaagagctccctacttaagcccagacctccaccctacccccataacccagttactccgtctaacgttttggacacagagggcaatttatcatggccaatccatctgacctgcacatctttggactgtgggagggaaccggagcagccggaggaaacccacccaggcacggggagaacgtgcagactccacacagtgacccagcggggaattgaacctgggaccctggcactgtgaggcagcagcagtgctaaccactgtgataccactcCAATGATGATGACCCGTTTTAATTCTTTAATTAATGTCTTGGCTATTAGCAGACTTTTGGATGTATTTGTTGTGGTTCCCAGTCCGCCGTctttctaaccatctccctttctctctccttcaGTCTTTGGCTGTGTCAAGGCTCCCGAAGGATGAGGAGGCTGGATTGGTGGTCGCCAGGTTCCGACGGGATGCATTGCCCTACGAGGGCGAGATGTTCGCCTACCCTCCGGGCGAGGCTGCCCGGAACGAGGCCTTCTACGCGCCGCTGGCGAGCCGGGCAGTCCTGGCCCGACTGGGCCTGGGCCCCAGGGAGCAGGAGCTGCTGGAGAGGCAGGGCCTAGTGCTGGGCCAGGCTGACATGACGCCAAGCCTGGGCGGACAGGGCGGTGACGAGAGGCTGGGCGAGGCCCTGCAGCGATTGTTGGAGGAAAGCTGGCGGAGGGACCAGGAAGCGGCCTACCTGGCCAACCTGCTGAGAGCCTGGAGCGAGATGGGCTTGCTCGAGGCCTACCCAGGCGACGTGAAGGAGACTGAGCCCGAGCCCCGCAACGGCTACCCCGACTACGACGAGCTGGCAGCCGGTCGCTATGGCAACCGCCAGATGGCCTACGATCCCCCGGGACGCCCGGGCCTGGACCAGACGGCGGGGGACGCCGGTGGGGAGCTGGAGCAGCAGGTCATGCGCTACATGGTGGGCCGCATCCTCGCCAACCTCGACACCGACGCCGGCTACGCCCCCAGGCCCCCGCGGCTGGTCAAGCGGGATCTGCCCGAGGCCCCGGGTCCCAGGCGTGTCAGGAGGGCCCTGGTGGAGGAGGaggccggcggggcggggggccgcACCAATCTGCTGCGTGTCAAACGACTGGGCCAGGAGGAGAAGGCCGAAGAGGATGGGGGTGCACAGGACGGCGCCCGCTACCCGCCCCCGGGAGCTAAAGAGGCCTGGGCGCCCCCCGGGCTACAGCGGATCAAACGAATCGAGGAACGCCTCCCAGGGCCGGGGGCCGTCCGGAATAGACGCTACGCCGGCTACCAGGGGGCAGAACTGGCCGAGCGATTCATCAAATTCCTGCCCGATTAAATTGTGCCAATCGGCCTCCAGAACGTCAAATAAATTCATCTCTTTATCTCCAAATGCGACAAAAATGAAGGGCGTGGGAGCCAGGAGGCGGCGCTGAGCAGAGGCGACACTCCAATCTGTAATTGAGGCAAATTTAATTTCCTGCTTCCCTGTGTGTGtgcatccccctccctccttccctctctctctctgtcccttgtgtGATCGCTGGCATTCGGGCATGCCGCCCCCTCAGTCGAACAGCTCGCAGCTCTCGAACCACCTTGTACACAGTGAATTTTGTCATCAATAAAAGAAAATATGGTTGCTCTCTTCGCCACCTGGTACGGTtcgatcttttaaaaaaaattcattttggGGATGTGGGTGACGTTGGTTAggccgagcatttattgcccatccctagttcagtaggtggtgggtgagctgccttcttgaaccgctgcaccccctgaggtgtaggtacacccacagtgctgttagggagagggctccaggatgttgccccagcgacggtgaaggaacggccaatatgtttccaagtggggatggtgaggggctcggaggggaacctccaggtggtgggggttcccaggtatctgctgctcttgtccttctagatggtggtggtggtgggtttgggaggtgctgcctcaGGACCCTTGGCGAGTGgccgctgtgcatcttgtagacggtgcacacggctgccgctgtgcgtcggggggagggagggagtgaatgtttgtggaagggggagcaatcgagcggggctgctttgtcctggatggtgtcgagcctcttagaacatagaacagtacagcacagaacaggcccttcggccctccatgttgtgccgagcattgtccgaaaccaaggtcaagctatcccactccctgtcattctggtgcgctccatgtgcctatccaataaccgcttgaaagttcctaaagtgtccgactccactatcacagcaggcagtccatatgaacttaagcagggagtcaggagggctaaaaggggtcatgaaaagtcattggcaaatagggttaaggaaaatcccaaggctttttacacttacataaaaagcaagagggtagccagggaaagggttggcccactgaaggataggcaagggaatctatgtgtggagccagaggaaatgggcgaggtactaaatgaatactttgcatcagtattcaccaaagagaaggaattggtagatgttgagtctggagaagggggtgtagatagcctgggtcacattgtgatccaaaaagacgaggtgttgggtgtcttaaaaaatattaaggtagataagtccccagggccggatgggatctaccccagaatactgaaggaggctggagaggaaattgctgaggccttgacagaaatctttggatcctcgctgtcttccggggatgtcccggaggactggagaatagccaatgttgttcctctgtttaagaagggtggcagggataatcccgggaactacaggccggtgagccttacttcagtggtagggaaattactggagagaattcttcgagacaggatctactcccatttggaagcaaatggacgtattagtgagaggcagcacggttttgtgaaggggaggtcgtgtctcactaacttgatcgagtttttcgaggaggtcactaagatgattgatgcaggtagggcagtagatgttgtctatatggacttcagtaaggcctttgacaaggtccctcatggtagactagtacaaaaggtgaagtcacacgggatcaggggtgaactggcaaggtggatacagaactggctaggccatagaaggcagagggtagcaatggagggatgcttttctaattggagggctgtgaccagtggtgttccacagggatcagtgctgggacctttgctctttgtagtatatataaatgatttggaggaaaatgtaactggtctgattagtaagtttgcagacgacacaaaggtcggtggaattgcggatagcgatgaggactgtctgaggatacagcaggatttagattgtctggagacttgggcggagagatggcagatggagtttaacctggacaaatgtgaggtaatgcattttggaagggctaatgcaggtagggaatatacagtgaatggtagaaccctcaagagtattgaaagtcaaagagatctaggagtacaggtccacagatcactgaaaggggctacacaggtggagaaggtagtcaagaaggcatacggcatgcttgccttcattggccggggcattgagtataagaattggcaagtcatgttgcagctgtatagaaccttagttaggccacacttggagtatagtgttcaattctggtcgccacactaccagaaggatgtggaggctttagagagggtgcagaagagatttaccagaatgttgcctggtatggagggcataagctatgaggagcgattgaataaactcggtttgttctcactggaacgaaggaggttgaggggcgacctgaggtatacaaaattatgaggggcatagacagagtggatagtcagaggcttttcccagggtagaggggtcaattactagggggcgtaggtttaaggtgagaggggcaaagtttagagtagatgtacgaggcaagttttttacgcagagggtagtgggtgcctggaactcactaccggaggaggtagtggaggcagggacgatagggacatttaaggggcatcttgacaaatatatgaataggatgggaatagaaggatacggacccaggaagtgtagaagattgtagtttagtcgggcagtatggtcggcacgggcttggagggccgaagggcctgttcctgtgctgtacatttctttgttctttgttttgtttgttctttgttctttgtattccacaccctaaccactctctgagtaaagaacctacctcggacatccctcctatatctcccaccctgaaccttatacacAGAACCTAatacccccttgtaacagctacatccacccgaggagatagtctctgaatgtccactctatctatcccctcatcatcttataaacctctattaagtcgcctctcatcctcctccgctccaaagagaaaagcccgagctccctcaacctttcctcataagacctatcctccaatccaggcagcatcctggtaaatctcctttgcaccctttccaatgcttccacatccctcctataatgatgtgaccagaactgctcacaatactccaaatgtggtctcaccagggtcatgtacagttgcagcataaccccgcggctcttaaactcaagccccctgttaataaacgctaacacgctataggccttcttcaaggctctatccacttgagtggcaaccttcagagatctgtggacatgaaccccaagatctctctgttcctccacactcctcagaaccctgccgttgaccctgtaatccgcattcaaatttgtccgaccaaaacaaatcacctcgcacttatcagggttaaactccatttgctatttttcggcccagctctgcatcctatcaacgtctctttgcagccgacagcaggaggagtgttgtcggagccgcgctcatccaggcgagtgggagagtccatcacactcctgacttgtgtccttgtagatggtggacaggctttggggggagtcaggaggtgagttactctccgcaggattcccagcctctgacctgctccggtagccacagtatttatacggctgggtccagttcagtttctggtcagtggtaacccccaggatgttgatctgtAAAATCATCTCCtgtcattgcacccccccccccggccctccctcACCCCAGTGGGTGTGGGGCGTGGGATTGGGGGGGATGGCTCACAGGACGGGAGCGACGGTCCTCACGGCCCGAGGGACTCTGCGCAAAAAGGTCCAAGGCAAAGGCGGTGGGGTCTcgagtaacaggctggagaggggctgaatgggcctcctcctgttcctgtgtaacaggctcgagaggggctgaatgggcctcctcctgttcctgtgtaacaggctcgagaggggctgaatgggcctccacctgttcctgtgtaacaggctcgagaggggctgaatgggcctcctcctgttcctgtgtaacaggctcgagaggggctgaatgggcctcctcctgttccagtgtaacaggctcgaaaggggctgaatgggcctcctcctgttcctgtgtaacaggctcgaggggggctgaatgggcctcctcctgttcctgtgtaacaggctggagaggggctgaatgggcctcctcctgttcctgtgtaacaggctcgagaggggctgaatgggtctcctcctgttcctgtgtaacagcctcgagaggggctgaatgggcctactcctgttcctatgtaacaggctcgagaggggctgaatgggcctcctcctgtttctacgtaacaggctcgagaggggctgaatgggcctcctcctgttccgatgtaacaggctcgagaggggctgaatggtcctcctcctgttcctgtgtaacaggctcaagaggggctgaatgggcctcatcctgttcctgtgtaacaagctcgagaggggctgaatgggcctcctcctgtttctatgaaacaggcttgagaggggctgaatgggcctcctcctgttcctgtgtaacagggttgagaggggctgaatgggcctcctcctgttcctatgtaacaggctcgagaggggctgaatgggcctcctcctgtttctatgtaacaggctcgagaggcgttgaatgggcctccacctgttcctgtgtaacaggctcgagaggggctgaatgggcctcctgctgttccagtgtaacaggctcgagaggggctgaatgggcctcctcctgttcctgtgtaacaggctcgagaggggctgaatgggcctcctcctgttcctgtgtaacaggctcgagaggggctgaatgggcctcctcctgttcctgtgtaacaggttggaggggggctgaatgggcctcctcctgttcctgtgtaacaggctcgagaggggctgaatgggtctcctcctgttcctgtgtaacaggctcgagaggggctgaatgggcctcctcctgtttctatgtaacaggctcgagag
Proteins encoded:
- the pcsk1nl gene encoding proprotein convertase subtilisin/kexin type 1 inhibitor, like, whose protein sequence is MFAYPPGEAARNEAFYAPLASRAVLARLGLGPREQELLERQGLVLGQADMTPSLGGQGGDERLGEALQRLLEESWRRDQEAAYLANLLRAWSEMGLLEAYPGDVKETEPEPRNGYPDYDELAAGRYGNRQMAYDPPGRPGLDQTAGDAGGELEQQVMRYMVGRILANLDTDAGYAPRPPRLVKRDLPEAPGPRRVRRALVEEEAGGAGGRTNLLRVKRLGQEEKAEEDGGAQDGARYPPPGAKEAWAPPGLQRIKRIEERLPGPGAVRNRRYAGYQGAELAERFIKFLPD